A window of Bacillus toyonensis BCT-7112 genomic DNA:
ACATATGTTCTTCTTCTGGAACGAGTTCAATATGTAACGTATCACTTTGTAATGATACGCCGCGTTCTTCTAAAGTAATTCCGAGTGCACGGCATAGTTTGCCAGGACCGTTTGTTAAATTTTTGTACTGTGCTTTCGTAATGTCTGTTTTGTTGTAGCGCGCTAGTTTTATTTCTTCAATCCCATCTACAGGTTCAAGCGCTCGAATGAGAACGCCTTGCGGGGTGCCAACTGGCGCTGTAATGACGTTAAAACAATGATACATACCGTAAATTAAATATACGTAAGCATGCCCCGGTGCGCCAAACATGACCTCTGTACGATCCGTTCGTCTGCCGCCATAACTATGTGCGGCCTTATCATCTGGGCCTTTATATGCTTCTACTTCCACAATGATGCCGCTTCGTTTTATTCCGTCTACAATATGAACGAGTTTTTGGCCGAGTAATTTCTTTGCGACTTCTAACGTGTCGCCTTCGTAAAAAGAAGGTGGTGCCTGCATTGTACTATCTCCTTTACTGAGTGTATATGTATATAGTAAACCAAATTTTCAGTAGTAATTCTAACTCGTTCTATTTGCTACATTTATTTCATAAATTATGGATAGAGTACAACAGCGAAGAGGGGGAGTGCGACATGATTTATCGCTTACTAGCTCTTAATATAGATGGGACACTACTATACAATAACGGAAAAATCGCAAAAGGATTACGAGAAACAATTGAATTTGTGAAAAGAAAAGATGTATACGTTACATTATTTACGAGTCGTAATTTTCAATCCGCTCATAAAGTAGCAAAGGCGTTAAAATTAGATTCTATATTAGTGACACATGGTGGTGCTTTCGTTTCAGCAACGTTAGATAAGCCTTACGTTCAAAGAAGATTATCTGAAGAGAAGACTTTTAACATTGTGCAAGTGTTAGAGCACTTTGATTGTAATGTACGCATTTCTCATGAGCGGTTTTCAATCGGAAACCGGGAGAGAAATACACCAAACTTAATTGCGCGTACTGTATTATCAAGCGCAGATCCGTTATTTTATCCAGTTCAATTTGTAGATTCGTTAGGCGATGCGCTTCGTGATCATCCGGTAGCGGCACCAAAAATTGATGTTGTTTTCCATAGTAAAGGTGAAAAGGAAAGAGGGCTAACTACGCTAAGAAAAGCATTCCAAGATATAGAGTATGTTGAATGTGACGCAAAACGAATAGAAATTTTGCCGCAAAATGTATCAAAGTTACGCGGATTACAGTTGCTTGGAGAGCATTTAAATATTTCGCTAAATGAAATGGTTGCGATTGGGGATAGCATGGAAGATTTAGAGGTCATTGAAAACGTTGGACTTGGGGTAGCGATGGGGAATTCGCCTGTAGAGTTAAAGCAAGCGGCAGATTGGATTACACGTTCAAATAGTGAGAACGGTGTAGAGTATATGATTAAAGAGCATTTCCGTAAGCAATTCCCACTTCCGTTTTTGAAAAACCATAAAAATACACCGAAACGATGAAAGAAAAACGTAGCTTTGTGGCTACGTTTTTTTGTTGAACTTACTAAAAGGAATGAAAGCGTTTTAGGTTGTGAATTGTGTATGAAATCTATACAATTCACTTGAATCCTTTAGAAAACTAATATAAAGTGGATGATGTTCCCAAAATAGTTACACCACATGAAATATTCTTCAGATAAATTTTATTGGGCTCCCGTATGTAAAACATTTCCGCATGATAGTGTAGTTCACGTATTATTTCAAAAATGAATTGTAGTAATTTTATTAATTAGTTGTAGCGTTTCTTTGTTTTATTTAAATGGATTATTTTAAGTTAATGTGAGTAAGATCTGGCACATATGAAATGTGTTTCTTTTTATGATTTTAGGAAGTTTAAAAGGGGGAATGAATTTCTTGAGGAAATCATTTAATCAAAAAATTAAAAAGTTAAGTAGTAGTTTAATAGTTGTATTACTAATATGTATGAATTTTTTAATCCATTTACCATTTAAAGCAGAGGCAGCTACAACAGAATTAAAAGGTTTAGGTGATGTATCTTATTACAACGCCATCATTTTTGGAGATCATAGTGCAACGAGTGCGGATATTGAAGGTGCGATGGCTGTTCAGAAAAATATGAACGCATCAAGTTATACAGTCGTAGCGGCTGCAACTGGAGCAAATAACTTAGCTGGAGCAACTTGGGTAGATGAAGGATATCCATCATTATTACTAGGCGGTCAATTTACGAAAGCGGGAGCAGGACAAGTAATTATTCAAGATGGAACAGTGGCGATGACAAAAGACGGTGACCCAGATGGCGCAATGAAAACGTCATATGACCGTATCTCTTATAAAGAGCAAGCGGAGATTGATGCTAAGTTTAAAGAATTTAGAAAAGACGTTGATGGTGTAATCGGGGATGCGGGCCAATTACACACTGATAAGCCAACACTTAATATGAGCTTTGGAATCGGTGAAGATGTAAACAACCCTAATATTTATGTCTCTTCAGGCCAAACGGGAAAGAAAACATTTGATGTAAAAGACGTTTATCTTCCAAATGTAGAGAATAAAGACTTCATTGTTATTTATTCAGATGCAGAAGAAGTGAGTTTTGGTGGCGGTGCAATTTTGTATGATACAAGAAATACTGGGATGGCAACAGACTTAATTAATACATCTCAAGCATACGACCCTAATTCATCTTTTACTGAGTTAGCTAGTAAGGTAATTTGGGTATTTCCTAATGCTACAAAGATAACAACTAAAGGTTATGGTGTAGTAGGTAGTGTGTTTGCACCTAACGCAGTTGTAAAAACAAAAGGTGGTTCTATTAATGGACAAGCCTATGTTGGAGGATTACACCAAAGAGATGGTTTTGAGGTTCATAACTTTAAATTTAACTGGCCAAAGTGGAATAAGCTAGCAGCTGAAAAAGGAAATTTACAAATTAAAAAAGTTGATGAAAACGATGAAAACATTGTTTTAAAAGACGCAAAATTTGATGTTATAGACAAAGATAATACTGTTGTGGCTACTGTTACAACAAACGAAAAGGGTATTGCGGAAGTAAAAGATTTACCACTTGGTGATTATTTTGTAAAAGAAATTAGTGCACCAGAAGGATATATAAAAGTTGATACACCAGTAAAAGTAACAATTGATAGTACAAACGTAATTGAACTTGTTATGAAGAATACGAAAAAAGTTGAAAATGGCCAATTTAAATTGTTGAAAAAAGATAATGAATCTGGTCAACTTCTACCAGGTGCAAAATTTGATGTTATCGATAAAGATGGGAAAGTTGTCGAAACAATTATTACAGACAGTAAAGGTGAAGCTTTATCAAAACAACTTCCAGTTGGAACATATACATTAAAAGAGGTAGAAGCCCCGAAAGGATATGAACTATCATCTAGTTCAGTTCCTGTAAATGTAGAGGCTAATAAAGTAATTACTGTAGATGTGTTGAATAAAAAAATCCCTGAAAAAGTAACAGGTCAATTCGAAATCGTGAAAGTAGATGCAAATGATAAAGAGAAACTATTATCAGGCGCAGAATTTGAAGTGTATAAAGATGGCAAGAAAGTAGATACGTTACGAACAGATAAAACAGGTAAAGTGATTTCTCAGAAATTAGAACCAGGGAAGTACACATTAAAAGAAACGAAAGCACCACAAGGATATAAGTTGTTAAAAGAAGAAATTGAAGTCGTTGTGGAAGCAAATAAAGTAGTACAAGTACAAGTGGAAAACGCGAAAGAACTGGGAAGCTTACAAATAATCAAAAAGGATGCAGAGAGTGGAAAAGTTCTAGCAGGCGCAGAATTTATACTGAAAAACGAAAGTGGTCAAGTAGTTGGAGAAACGAAAACAACAGATAAAGATGGCGTAGTGAAGTTCGAAAACGTAGTGCCAGGAAAATACACGTTAGAAGAAACGAAAGCGCCAGAAAGTTATAAAGCGCTGGAAGTGACAGTAGAAGTCAACATCGTAGCAAATGAAGTAGTAAAACAAGAAGTTACGAATGAAAAAGTAACAGGTCAATTCGAAATTGTGAAAGTAGATGCGAATGATAAAACGAAAGTATTATCAGGTGCAGAATTCGAAGTGTATAAAGATGGTGAAAAGGTAGCGGAACTGAAAACAGATGAGAGTGGAAAAGTGATGTCACCGAAATTACCATTAGGTGAATACACAGTGAAAGAGACGAAAGCACCAACGGGCTATAAACTTTCTAATAAAGAATGGAAAGTAACAATTCAAAACGAGAAAGAAGTAGTAAAAATAGAGGCAGAAAACGAAAAAATCTTAGGTTCTCTACAAATTATTAAAATGGATGATAAAGATCAAACGAAACGTTTAGCAGGCGCACAATTTACATTGAAAGATGCGAAAGGAAATGTTGTAAAAGAAGGAATTACAACAGATGAGTCCGGAACTGTAAAAGTAGACGGACTAGTGCCGGGGGAATATACGTTAGAAGAAACAAAAGCGCCAGAAGGTTATGAGTTAACAAAACAAGTAATTCATGTAACAGTTGACGGTGAAAAAGTTATTGATGTAAAAGTAACCAATAGTAAGAGCCTTGGTCAATTCGAAATCGTAAAAGTAGATGCGAATGATAAAGCGAAAGTATTATCAGACGCAGAATTCGAAGTGTATAAAGATGGTAAAAAAGTAGAGACATTACGAACAGATAAAACAGGTAAAGTAATCTCTCAGAAAGTAGAACCAGGGAAGTACACATTAAAAGAGACGAAAGCACCACAAGGATATAAGTTGTTAAAAGAAGAAATTGAAGTCGTTGTAGAAGCAAACAAAGTAGTACAAGTACAAGTAGAAAATGCGAAAGAACTAGGAAGCTTACAAGTAATCAAAAAGGATGCAGAGAGTGGAAAAGTTCTAGCAGGCGCAGAATTTATACTGAAAAACGAAAGTGGTCAAGTAGTTGGAGAAATGAAAACAACAGATAAAGATGGTGTTGTGAAATTCGAAAACGTAGTGCCAGGAAAATACACGTTAGAGGAAACGAAAGCGCCAGAAGGTTATAAGGCGCTGGAAGTGACAGTAGAAGTAAACATCGTAGCAAATGAATTAGTAAAACAAGAAGTATTGAATGAAAAAGTGAAAGAAAAAATAACAGGTCAAGTAGAAATTACAAAGGTAGATGCGAATGATACAAATAAAATATTAGCAGGCGCAGTTTTTGAAATTTTGAAAGACGGAACGAAAATAGACAAATTAACAACAGATAAAAATGGTAAAGCAACTTCCAAGAAACTTGAACCAGGAGATTACATTTTAAAAGAAGTACAGGCTCCAGAAGGATACACTTTATCTAATAAGGAAATTAAGTTTACGATTTCTAATCAAAAAATTGAAGTTATAAAACTTCAAATTACAAATCAAAAAGAGCCAGGTGGAGGAACAGAAACACCAGGTGGAGGAACAGAAACACCAGGTGGAGGAACAGAAACACCAGGTGGAGGAACAGAGACACCAGGTGGAGGAACAGAAACACCAGGTGAAGGAACGGAAACACCAGGTGGAGGAACAGAAACACCAGGTGAAGGAACGGAAACACCAGGTGGAGGAACAGAAACACCAGGTGGAGGAACAGAGACACCAGGTGAAGGAACAGAGAAGCCTAACTTACCCGAAAAAGGGGAAGGTTCTTCTAATAATCAACAACTTCCAGCCACAGGACATGATATGAACTATCTCCCATTCGTTGGTTTTGTTCTTGTGTTATTAGGAATACGTTTAAGATTTATGACTAAAAATAGTTAATAGATGTATAAAAGGCATAAGAGAAATGTTATCTCTTATGCCTTTAAGTTATTAATAGAAGGAATAAGATAAAACCTTCTGTATTGACCTGCAAACGCCCTTCAAGTAAACTAAAGAGAGTTTGCAAATGAAAAGGTGATAATGTTGTTAATTTCAATTAAAACGTTACAAGATGATCGTTTTTTACGTCCGCTACAAAATATTGGCGGCTTATTTTTTGAAGATAGTACGATTGGATTTGAACAAGAGGAAGCAAATCTTATCGTTGATATACACATTGAAGAGAATGTGAAAGCATCAGCTCGCTTAACAGATGTTGCTACTGGAAATGTGTATGAAGAAACATTCGCGAAAGATTTATCTGCTTTTACAGATGAAAAAGAGCGTATGAAGCAAGTGAAACATGTTGTTTCTTATGTATATCTTTCTGTTCTTCAGCAGTTAACAGGTCTTGAACAAAGCTGGGGTATTTTAACGGGAGTACGTCCGACGAAACTTCTTCATAAAATGCTTCAAAGTGGTATGTCAAAAGAAGAAGCACATCAAGAACTTCGTGAAAGCTATTTAATTCATGAAGAGAAAATTGAACTTCTTCAGCGTATTGTTGATTGTCAATTAGCAGTTGTTCCGGATTTATACCGTTTGAAAGAGGAAGTAAGTATTTATATCGGTATTCCATTCTGTCCGACGAAATGTGCATACTGTACATTCCCAGCTTACGCAATTAACGGACGCCAAGGATCTGTTGATTCGTTCTTAGGTGGTCTACATTATGAAGTTCGTGAAATTGGTAAGTTTTTAAAAGAAAAAGGTGTGACAGTTACGACAATTTATTACGGCGGCGGTACACCAACAAGTATTACAGCAGAAGAGATGGATATGCTGTATGAAGAAATGTATGAAGCATTCCCAGATGTGAAAAATGTGCGTGAAGTAACTGTTGAGGCAGGTCGTCCAGATACAATCACGCCAGCGAAACTAGAAGTGTTAAATAAATGGAATATTGACCGCATTAGTATTAATCCGCAGTCATACCATCAAGAAACACTAAAAGCAATTGGCCGTCATCATACTGTAGAAGAAACAATTGAGAAGTATCATTTAGCTCGTGAAATGGGAATGAACAATATTAATATGGACTTAATTATTGGTCTTCCTGGTGAAGGGTTAGATATCTTCAAGCATACGTTAGATGAAACAGAAAAGTTAATGCCAGAATCATTAACAGTTCATACGTTATCATTTAAACGTGCTTCTGAAATGACACAAAACAAACGTAAATATAAAGTAGCAGGTCGTGAAGAAATTACAGCGATGATGCACGAAGCAGAAGAGTGGACGCAAAAGCATAATTACGTACCATATTACCTATATCGTCAAAAGAATATTTTAGGTAACTTAGAGAACGTTGGTTATGCAATGCCTACGCAAGAAAGTATTTACAACATTGTCATAATGGAAGAAGTACAATCGATTATCGGGCTTGGCTGCGGTGCTTCAAGTAAGTTTGTTCATCCGAAGACGGGCGCAATTACGCATTTCGCGAATCCGAAAGATCCAAAATCATATAACGATGGCTTTGTAAAATATACAGAAGATAAACTGAAAATTTTAGAAGAGCTGTTTGTGTAAGCATAAGAGGACTGTTCCGATTTGGAACAGTCTCTTTTTTATCCGGCTATTTGCGGGGGGAAGGCTGCCTGTAAAAACCCGATTAAAGTTTCGTTTTATTTTGTCAGTTTTTGTCGGTAAGTCGATATATTCGAAAAATCGCTGATATATATTGAGTTGCGGTCGATATATTTTAAAAATCGCTGATATATTTCAAGTTGCGGTCGATATATTCAAAAAACCGCCGATATAATTTTATTTACTGAGAAGTGAATCAAAACATACCTTCATTTGTAAAACTATGTCGATAATAATCAGAAAAATTAGTCAATTTTATAGAGGACAATGTCTACTTATAGACGAAATGATAGATTTATGAAAGAGAAAAGGGGGAAATTGTTGGCATGTACATGACGATAGGGAGAATTTTTGATTTATCTGTTGGTAAGTATCCGAATAAAGAGGCGTTAGTGGAACCAGAAAAAAATATTCGCTGGACGTATAAACAGTGGGATGAACAAATAAATAAAACGGCGCACGCTCTATTAGAAGAGGGAGTAAGAAAGGGAGATTGTGTATCTGTTTACTTATATAACTGTCGTGAATTTGTAAACGTTTACTTAGCTTGTGCAAAAATTGGTGCAATCTTTAATCCAATTAATTTCCGCTTAAAAGCGAAAGAAGTATCTTATATTCTTCAGGACGCATCCTCGAAAGTAGTTGTCTTTGAAAAAGCAGTTGAGTCAACTGTTGCTATGATTGAAAGGGATTTTCCAAATACATCCTTTTGGTATGTAGAAGACGATAAACCTTCCTATGCAAGCTCCTACCATGAAAAAGTAAATGCAGCATCTTCTGAGAAAGTAGATATCGAAATTGATGAAATGGATTATTGCTCTATGCTTTATACGAGCGGTACGACAGGGCATCCGAAAGGCGTATTGCATCGTCATCGTGAAATGACTGAGCATAGTATGATTTGTACGTATTTCTTAAAATATAACAGGGATAGTGTCGGGCTTGTAGTAGCACCTTTATATCATTGTGGTGAGTTGAATGCTGGGATTATACCGCGCATTCAAGTTGGCGGAAAGAATGTTATTTTGCATCACTTTGATACTGAAACAGTATTACATACGATTCAAGAAGAGAAGATTACAACGTTCTTTGCAGCACCGACGATGTGGAATATGTTGCTGCAAAAAGATTTATCCCAATATGATTTAACTTCGATGAAAATTGGTATATATGGCGGAGCAGCAATGGCACCGGCTTTAGTGAAGGAATGTAAAGAACGTCTTTATATTGATCTCGTCCAAATATACGGAATGACAGAAATGGGGCCAGTTGTTGCGTTTCTCGTGGAAGAGGATCAAATTACGAAAGCTGGTTCAGCAGGGACGCCATGTTTTAGCCATGAAATTCGTATTGTAAAGCCGAACGAAGATGCACCTGCAGAGCCAGATGATGTATTACCTCCTTATGAAGTGGGAGAAATTATTTTGCGCGGTCCGACTATGATGGCTGGCTATCATAATCGTGAAGAAGCAAACACAAAATCGCTGTATAAAGGATGGTATCATTCAGGTGACTTAGGTTACTTTGATAAAGACGGCTATTTATTCGTTGCAGATCGCGTGGATGATATGGTAATTAGCGGTGGTGTAAATATTTATCCTCGTGAAATTGAAGATTACCTCCATAGTCACCCTGGTATATTAGATGTTGCAGTGCTTGGTGAACCTGATGAATTATGGGGAGAACGTGTTGTAGCCGTTATTGTAAAGAAAGATGAAGCGATCACAGAAGCTGATTTAGAAAAGTATTGTAAAGAAAGTGATGAATTAGCAGATTATAAACGCCCACGTCATTATTTATTTGTGGATGAACTTCCTCGTAATGCGAGTGGGAAACTGCAGAAATTTGTGTTGAGAGAGTCGTTAAAAGGTACGAAAAAATAATAAAAATGCCTTTCCAATTTGGAAAGGCATTTTTATTATTTACGTGAAAAACCTTCTTCATCAAGGTATTCCGCTGCTTCTGGATAAGAGTTGAATGTACCGTCTAAGTTTACGCCAGCATAAACGTTCCACATGTCATCCTCTGATATAAGAGTAAGAATATGACCATCTTCGTTATGCCATTCTTCTTCTTTCGCAGGTTCTGCAGGGATTACTACTTCTTCTTGTGATAATAGTTCAATTGATTGCTCAATTACTGAACGTAATTCTTCCGCTGAAAATTCACGGATGTTAATCATACCTTTATCGTCCGTTTTGTAACCTTTAATACCGCTTGCATATACAAATCCGTTTCCATTTGGGTGTAAATGATATACAACGTTCTTTTTATCTAAACGACTTTCTTCAAAGTGAAAGTTTACGCGTTTTAATGATACGTTCTTTCTTTCTAATTCAGGGAAAGATTCAATGATCGATAATTTTTCTTCAAAAGTTAGCATAGTGCCTCCAAGTATATAGTAAAAGATTTAATTTGTTCATTATAGCATAGTTGCAATTGTTTCCAAAGGTAAGGGGGAAACTTTTCATTGAATACGTTTACTTCACGAGACTGTAAAAAGTACGCTAACGAATAAATCTTTTTAGGTGTACAATGGAACGTGGACTTTATATGAAGGTGGTTATTTTATGTTTCAAAAAATTGCAAAGGAATGTTTAGCAGGATTTACGGTTGCGATTGTTGCGTTGCCACTTGCCATTGCGTTTGGTATTGCGGCAACGGGAACGTCTGAAGGAGCACTGGTCGGATTGTATGGTGCCATTTTTGCAGGTTTATTCGCAGCGTTATTTGGTGGTACACCTGGTCAGGTTACTGGGCCAACTGGACCGATTACGGTTATCGCGACAGGAGTTATTGCGACGCACGGGTTAGAGGCGAGTTTTATAGCATTTATGATGGCGGGACTTTTTCAAATTTTATTCGGGGTATGTAAGCTAGGCTCTTACGTTCGATATATTCCGTATCCTGTCGTTTCAGGATTTATGAACGGTATTGCACTGATTATTATTTTAGGTGAAATAAAACACGTGCAAAATAGTTTTCTGCTCGTAGTATTAACGATCATTGTAATGATTGTTTCTGGAAAATGGATTAAGGCCATTCCATCTAGTTTAGTTGCGTTAGTCGGTGTGACTGCGTTGTTGCCTTTATTTTCTTCATTGTTAGAAGGGCTTACAGTGAAGGTACCGATTATCGGAAATCTTTCACTAAATAAAGTAATTGAAAAGATTGGAACGATTCCAGAAGCGATGCCTACGCTTCATATTCCATCTTTAAGTGGAACAGGATTAGCAGAACTTATTTTACCAGCGCTTAGTATTGCTTTATTAGGTTCGATTGACTCTTTATTAACGTCAGTCGTAATGGATAATGTGACAGGTACACGTCATAAAAGTAATAAAGAACTTGTCGGACAAGGTATCGGTAATATGATGAGCGGATTGTTCGGCGGATTAGCAGGTGCAGGGGCGACTGTACGATCTATCGTTAATATAAGAAGTGGCGGTAAAACGGCGCTTTCGGCAAGTATGCATAGTGTTATATTGTTTATTTTCATTATGGGACTCGGTTCAGTCGTACAATACATTCCACTTGCTGTATTATCAGGTATTTTAATTTTAACGGGTATTGGAATGTTCGATTGGGAAAGCATGAAGAAAATGCATGTAGCGCCAAAAGGTGATGTTATTGTTATGCTCGTAACGATGATCGTTACAGTGAAGTTTGATTTAATGATCGCTGTTGCATTCGGGATTATTCTTTCCTTCATCCTATACATTGTGAAATGTAAAGAACGTAAAACTTCGATTGTAAAAGAAAGAGAAGCAACGTATACGATTCAAGGACCGCTCTCTTTCTTATCAGTAGATCGTATTTTTACTACTTTACAAGATGTGAAGTCACCGATTGTTTTACGTATGAAAGATGTGCGCTATATGGATGTGTCAGGAGCGATGGCATTATTAAATTTTGTTGAGCAGTCAAATAAAGCTGGAGCGAGTGTAACGCTTGAACAAGTACATCCAAGTATTAAAAAAACAATTGTAGTAATGGCGAACGACGAACAGAAAGAGAAATTGAAGTTTTTAGGTGTTTAGACGGTATAATAAAAATATCGCAAAAGAAAATTTAGAGTATGTAAAATACGAATGAAATAAAAAGAAGGTGCTCGAAAATCCAGTATAACGGACTTTTCAGAGTACCTTCTTTTTGTTATTCAATTCCCAAGTCAACAATCATATAAGCAAGTATAACAACGAAGAAAATACTTACGGCTGGTGCTGTTAATACGTGACCAGACATAAAGCCGATGCCGAGCGATAAGACGAGTGTGTTAGCTAGTAGCATATGTTTTACATTTAATAGTTTCTTGAAGTTAGTGATGATGCGAATGAATATTTTAATACCGAAATAAAGAAGCGGCAGCAAATACATAAGGAATCCAACAATGCCGAACGCAAAGAATAGGTCGTAGAAATCCATTTCGACTAATTTAGGTGTAGTTGTATAGTTACCAGCGTAGCCCATTCCAAATAGTTTTTGAGATAGTGGTGCGTCTTTATAGTATTGTTTGTATACGTTTAAAAACTTGTCACGATCACTGTAAATTAAACTCTTCATTTCAGAGTCTGTTAGTTCACCCTGCTCACGTTCTTCTTTCGTTACCTCTCCTTCTTGTACTGGATTTTTATATTTATATATTTGTAAATGGATGCTCATGTTTTTGGCGATAGGAGTATATGGTGTAAGTATGAGTATACCTCCTAATACGATAGCAACAACAATTGTATTTACAAGATATGTGAATCCTTTTCCTTCTTTTTTACGATGAATAATATATTCAATGAATAAGAAAAAAAGAGCGATACCAAGTGTAATAACAATGGCACCATAGCCTACTTTCGTTCCAATCATAATGCTTGCATACATCGCAAGTACAGTTGGAATCCAGTAATAGATTTTCGAGAAAGAAGTTGTTTTATGAATTGAGTACAAGACAACGATGGGGAACGTAATG
This region includes:
- a CDS encoding DNA-3-methyladenine glycosylase, whose amino-acid sequence is MQAPPSFYEGDTLEVAKKLLGQKLVHIVDGIKRSGIIVEVEAYKGPDDKAAHSYGGRRTDRTEVMFGAPGHAYVYLIYGMYHCFNVITAPVGTPQGVLIRALEPVDGIEEIKLARYNKTDITKAQYKNLTNGPGKLCRALGITLEERGVSLQSDTLHIELVPEEEHMSSQYKITAGPRINIDYAEEAVHYPWRFYYEGHRFVSKK
- a CDS encoding Cof-type HAD-IIB family hydrolase: MIYRLLALNIDGTLLYNNGKIAKGLRETIEFVKRKDVYVTLFTSRNFQSAHKVAKALKLDSILVTHGGAFVSATLDKPYVQRRLSEEKTFNIVQVLEHFDCNVRISHERFSIGNRERNTPNLIARTVLSSADPLFYPVQFVDSLGDALRDHPVAAPKIDVVFHSKGEKERGLTTLRKAFQDIEYVECDAKRIEILPQNVSKLRGLQLLGEHLNISLNEMVAIGDSMEDLEVIENVGLGVAMGNSPVELKQAADWITRSNSENGVEYMIKEHFRKQFPLPFLKNHKNTPKR
- a CDS encoding MSCRAMM family protein, giving the protein MRKSFNQKIKKLSSSLIVVLLICMNFLIHLPFKAEAATTELKGLGDVSYYNAIIFGDHSATSADIEGAMAVQKNMNASSYTVVAAATGANNLAGATWVDEGYPSLLLGGQFTKAGAGQVIIQDGTVAMTKDGDPDGAMKTSYDRISYKEQAEIDAKFKEFRKDVDGVIGDAGQLHTDKPTLNMSFGIGEDVNNPNIYVSSGQTGKKTFDVKDVYLPNVENKDFIVIYSDAEEVSFGGGAILYDTRNTGMATDLINTSQAYDPNSSFTELASKVIWVFPNATKITTKGYGVVGSVFAPNAVVKTKGGSINGQAYVGGLHQRDGFEVHNFKFNWPKWNKLAAEKGNLQIKKVDENDENIVLKDAKFDVIDKDNTVVATVTTNEKGIAEVKDLPLGDYFVKEISAPEGYIKVDTPVKVTIDSTNVIELVMKNTKKVENGQFKLLKKDNESGQLLPGAKFDVIDKDGKVVETIITDSKGEALSKQLPVGTYTLKEVEAPKGYELSSSSVPVNVEANKVITVDVLNKKIPEKVTGQFEIVKVDANDKEKLLSGAEFEVYKDGKKVDTLRTDKTGKVISQKLEPGKYTLKETKAPQGYKLLKEEIEVVVEANKVVQVQVENAKELGSLQIIKKDAESGKVLAGAEFILKNESGQVVGETKTTDKDGVVKFENVVPGKYTLEETKAPESYKALEVTVEVNIVANEVVKQEVTNEKVTGQFEIVKVDANDKTKVLSGAEFEVYKDGEKVAELKTDESGKVMSPKLPLGEYTVKETKAPTGYKLSNKEWKVTIQNEKEVVKIEAENEKILGSLQIIKMDDKDQTKRLAGAQFTLKDAKGNVVKEGITTDESGTVKVDGLVPGEYTLEETKAPEGYELTKQVIHVTVDGEKVIDVKVTNSKSLGQFEIVKVDANDKAKVLSDAEFEVYKDGKKVETLRTDKTGKVISQKVEPGKYTLKETKAPQGYKLLKEEIEVVVEANKVVQVQVENAKELGSLQVIKKDAESGKVLAGAEFILKNESGQVVGEMKTTDKDGVVKFENVVPGKYTLEETKAPEGYKALEVTVEVNIVANELVKQEVLNEKVKEKITGQVEITKVDANDTNKILAGAVFEILKDGTKIDKLTTDKNGKATSKKLEPGDYILKEVQAPEGYTLSNKEIKFTISNQKIEVIKLQITNQKEPGGGTETPGGGTETPGGGTETPGGGTETPGGGTETPGEGTETPGGGTETPGEGTETPGGGTETPGGGTETPGEGTEKPNLPEKGEGSSNNQQLPATGHDMNYLPFVGFVLVLLGIRLRFMTKNS
- a CDS encoding coproporphyrinogen III oxidase, translated to MLLISIKTLQDDRFLRPLQNIGGLFFEDSTIGFEQEEANLIVDIHIEENVKASARLTDVATGNVYEETFAKDLSAFTDEKERMKQVKHVVSYVYLSVLQQLTGLEQSWGILTGVRPTKLLHKMLQSGMSKEEAHQELRESYLIHEEKIELLQRIVDCQLAVVPDLYRLKEEVSIYIGIPFCPTKCAYCTFPAYAINGRQGSVDSFLGGLHYEVREIGKFLKEKGVTVTTIYYGGGTPTSITAEEMDMLYEEMYEAFPDVKNVREVTVEAGRPDTITPAKLEVLNKWNIDRISINPQSYHQETLKAIGRHHTVEETIEKYHLAREMGMNNINMDLIIGLPGEGLDIFKHTLDETEKLMPESLTVHTLSFKRASEMTQNKRKYKVAGREEITAMMHEAEEWTQKHNYVPYYLYRQKNILGNLENVGYAMPTQESIYNIVIMEEVQSIIGLGCGASSKFVHPKTGAITHFANPKDPKSYNDGFVKYTEDKLKILEELFV
- a CDS encoding fatty acid--CoA ligase is translated as MYMTIGRIFDLSVGKYPNKEALVEPEKNIRWTYKQWDEQINKTAHALLEEGVRKGDCVSVYLYNCREFVNVYLACAKIGAIFNPINFRLKAKEVSYILQDASSKVVVFEKAVESTVAMIERDFPNTSFWYVEDDKPSYASSYHEKVNAASSEKVDIEIDEMDYCSMLYTSGTTGHPKGVLHRHREMTEHSMICTYFLKYNRDSVGLVVAPLYHCGELNAGIIPRIQVGGKNVILHHFDTETVLHTIQEEKITTFFAAPTMWNMLLQKDLSQYDLTSMKIGIYGGAAMAPALVKECKERLYIDLVQIYGMTEMGPVVAFLVEEDQITKAGSAGTPCFSHEIRIVKPNEDAPAEPDDVLPPYEVGEIILRGPTMMAGYHNREEANTKSLYKGWYHSGDLGYFDKDGYLFVADRVDDMVISGGVNIYPREIEDYLHSHPGILDVAVLGEPDELWGERVVAVIVKKDEAITEADLEKYCKESDELADYKRPRHYLFVDELPRNASGKLQKFVLRESLKGTKK
- a CDS encoding SulP family inorganic anion transporter, which codes for MFQKIAKECLAGFTVAIVALPLAIAFGIAATGTSEGALVGLYGAIFAGLFAALFGGTPGQVTGPTGPITVIATGVIATHGLEASFIAFMMAGLFQILFGVCKLGSYVRYIPYPVVSGFMNGIALIIILGEIKHVQNSFLLVVLTIIVMIVSGKWIKAIPSSLVALVGVTALLPLFSSLLEGLTVKVPIIGNLSLNKVIEKIGTIPEAMPTLHIPSLSGTGLAELILPALSIALLGSIDSLLTSVVMDNVTGTRHKSNKELVGQGIGNMMSGLFGGLAGAGATVRSIVNIRSGGKTALSASMHSVILFIFIMGLGSVVQYIPLAVLSGILILTGIGMFDWESMKKMHVAPKGDVIVMLVTMIVTVKFDLMIAVAFGIILSFILYIVKCKERKTSIVKEREATYTIQGPLSFLSVDRIFTTLQDVKSPIVLRMKDVRYMDVSGAMALLNFVEQSNKAGASVTLEQVHPSIKKTIVVMANDEQKEKLKFLGV